Proteins encoded together in one Amblyomma americanum isolate KBUSLIRL-KWMA chromosome 1, ASM5285725v1, whole genome shotgun sequence window:
- the LOC144095546 gene encoding zinc finger RNA-binding protein-like: MASMGYFCQLCSMQLNGPAPYKDHLKGAKHLKKVATHGNLEALSEGGRPAAESAMDTDASAASVGSPTILAQNPLFPFVCKLCNVAMNCEAALVSHNTGKKHMKALYTEETMRQVSLYGTIFAGPVPEPAPNQTAMSPTAPASLPPQDQPMEHEDDVDLSCHYCGILLFKSIQYKLEHLETDAHCNKKMQVIGQLGGTLQE; the protein is encoded by the exons ATGGCGTCGATGGGGTACTTCTGCCAGCTCTGCAGCATGCAGTTAAACGGCCCGGCGCCCTACAAGGACCACCTGAAAGGCGCCAAGCACCTGAAAAAAGTGGCCACCCACGGGAACTTGGAAGCACTGAGCGAAGGCGGAAGACCCGCCGCTGAGTCCGCCATGGATACCGACGCATCCGCGGCATCTGTTGGAAGCCCAACTATTCTGGCGCAGAACCCTCTGTTTCCATTCGTGTGCAAGCTTTGCAATGTGGCCATGAATTGTGAAGCGGCCCTGGTTTCCCATAACACC GGCAAGAAGCACATGAAGGCGTTGTACACAGAAGAGACTATGCGTCAGGTGTCGCTTTACGGAACCATTTTCGCGGGGCCGGTGCCCGAGCCGGCACCCAACCAGACAGCGATGTCACCCACAGCACCCGCAAGCTTGCCACCGCAGGATCAGCCGATGGAACACGAAGATGATGTCGATCTGTCATGCCATTACTGCGGCATCCTTCTCTTCAAGAGCATTCAGTATAAATTGGAGCACTTGGAGACTGACGCGCACTGCAACAAGAAAATGCAGGTCATCGGGCAACTAGGCGGCACGCTGCAAGAGTAG